In Methylococcus geothermalis, one genomic interval encodes:
- a CDS encoding ATP-grasp domain-containing protein yields MCVEAGIAGSSSDIKKLSVLLIASNTPFQYRVLRCAAQAGALIFVLGNKQAKPLALSRYCEDFVMYSGDFGEESASGLVEIINDLSTNLGIDYVIPGCGDTTRLLGFIKSRLRSKCFPVPPPSVFDILNDKGKFAGLCWGLGMPHPSSVLLADASELRSMYDSGQLHFPVIAKPVDAYGSDGVVKLEACSAGVAIGKIDYSPILLQDFIEGEDVCISLFCVEGVCTHRVVYKRKKGICFFEHNVLSELAQAIARHVKFDGVICFDARISSGGEAVCLIECNPRFWYNMDFAMVAGVNFAGLGIGGVCEAGGGSDGIFSSPYSFALKLFTPWKITVNDIAMLRYWLADPIPFFFIEVWLNLPGLIAGRVARVLEKAKVRFRFVGC; encoded by the coding sequence ATGTGTGTTGAAGCTGGAATAGCTGGCAGTTCATCCGACATCAAGAAGCTTTCGGTACTACTAATAGCCTCGAACACGCCTTTTCAGTACCGCGTGCTGCGGTGTGCTGCCCAAGCTGGCGCACTCATTTTCGTATTGGGAAACAAGCAAGCGAAACCCCTGGCTCTGTCAAGATATTGCGAGGACTTCGTCATGTATTCTGGTGATTTCGGAGAGGAAAGCGCTTCAGGGCTCGTCGAAATCATCAACGATCTGAGCACCAATCTGGGCATAGATTATGTCATCCCCGGCTGTGGTGATACCACGAGGCTGCTAGGATTCATAAAAAGTCGCCTACGATCGAAATGCTTTCCTGTTCCGCCTCCATCGGTCTTCGATATTCTCAACGACAAAGGCAAATTTGCCGGCCTCTGTTGGGGTTTAGGCATGCCTCATCCATCGAGCGTGCTGCTTGCCGATGCCTCCGAGTTAAGGTCGATGTATGATTCAGGACAGCTTCATTTTCCTGTGATTGCAAAGCCTGTCGATGCCTATGGCAGTGACGGGGTGGTGAAGCTAGAGGCGTGTTCTGCAGGTGTTGCTATCGGTAAAATAGATTACAGCCCCATTCTTCTACAAGATTTTATTGAAGGTGAGGACGTTTGCATCAGCCTGTTTTGTGTCGAGGGAGTTTGTACACATCGCGTTGTGTACAAACGAAAGAAGGGGATTTGCTTTTTTGAGCATAACGTGCTTTCTGAGCTGGCGCAGGCCATAGCGCGTCACGTTAAGTTTGACGGCGTTATATGCTTCGATGCCAGAATATCTTCTGGTGGAGAAGCTGTGTGCCTAATTGAGTGCAATCCCAGGTTCTGGTATAACATGGATTTTGCCATGGTGGCAGGGGTCAATTTTGCTGGGCTGGGAATTGGGGGTGTCTGTGAAGCTGGTGGTGGATCTGACGGAATATTCAGCTCCCCTTATTCGTTTGCGTTAAAGCTGTTTACTCCATGGAAGATAACTGTCAATGATATTGCCATGTTGCGGTATTGGTTGGCTGACCCGATTCCATTTTTTTTCATCGAAGTCTGGCTTAATCTCCCAGGCTTGATTGCAGGCAGGGTGGCTCGTGTCTTGGAAAAAGCGAAAGTCCGCTTCAGATTCGTCGGGTGCTAA
- a CDS encoding undecaprenyl-phosphate glucose phosphotransferase has translation MKQAGAPSVFESPLVFLLKTLFAPVVASGIFLASLRFEGYPLEGVNILMFFLVFIIVSHTFKVTRLNDRLTARSFFETAFDTLARWIFTLAVVALLTYIAGIEDFLDEPGFLAWAAATPLILLFGQFAVGPMVSSYVRRQGSHRKAVIVGVTEMGVKLAEAIQGHTFLRTDVLGFFEDRPADRTADPRDLPVLGRTADLPEFVRNHGVHAVYITLPIARQPRILELLDGLKDSTVSVYFVPDLFMTDLLQARWDTLAGIPVMAVCESPFIGIRGLSKRLMDIVGAAVALVLLAPVMLLIALAVRLSSPGPVLFKQRRYGEDGEEIFVYKFRTMTVCEDGGTVTQAKHGDARVTPLGAILRRTSLDELPQFLNVLQGTMSLVGPRPHAVAHNELYRGLIKGYMVRHKVKPGITGWAQVNGLRGETETVEKMAARISYDLEYLRNWSLWLDLWILLKTVGVVLKQKNAY, from the coding sequence ATGAAGCAGGCTGGCGCTCCTTCGGTTTTTGAAAGCCCTCTGGTTTTTCTGCTCAAGACGCTGTTCGCGCCGGTGGTCGCGTCCGGGATATTTCTGGCTAGCCTGAGATTCGAAGGGTATCCACTGGAGGGGGTGAACATCCTGATGTTTTTTCTGGTGTTCATCATCGTCTCCCATACCTTCAAGGTGACGCGCTTGAATGACAGGTTGACCGCGCGTTCTTTTTTCGAGACGGCGTTCGATACCCTGGCGCGATGGATTTTTACGCTGGCGGTGGTCGCTTTGCTGACCTATATCGCCGGCATCGAAGATTTCCTGGACGAGCCCGGCTTTTTGGCATGGGCAGCCGCTACCCCGTTGATCCTGCTGTTCGGACAGTTCGCCGTCGGCCCGATGGTCAGTAGTTATGTTCGGCGGCAAGGCTCCCATCGCAAGGCGGTGATCGTTGGGGTGACGGAAATGGGGGTAAAACTGGCGGAGGCGATCCAGGGCCATACCTTCCTGCGCACGGACGTGCTCGGCTTTTTCGAGGACAGGCCGGCGGACCGTACCGCCGATCCCCGCGATCTGCCAGTGCTCGGCCGGACCGCCGATCTGCCGGAGTTTGTTCGGAATCATGGGGTGCATGCGGTCTACATCACCTTGCCCATCGCCCGCCAGCCCCGGATTCTCGAGTTGCTGGACGGTTTGAAGGATTCGACCGTCTCCGTGTATTTCGTTCCCGATCTGTTCATGACGGACCTGCTCCAGGCCCGCTGGGATACGCTGGCCGGCATCCCGGTGATGGCGGTTTGTGAATCGCCCTTCATCGGGATACGGGGCTTGAGCAAGCGTTTGATGGATATCGTGGGTGCCGCCGTGGCACTGGTGCTTCTTGCGCCGGTCATGCTGCTGATTGCCCTGGCGGTGCGGTTGTCGTCGCCGGGGCCGGTGCTGTTCAAGCAGCGGCGCTACGGCGAGGACGGCGAGGAGATCTTCGTTTACAAGTTCCGCACCATGACGGTTTGCGAGGATGGCGGCACCGTCACCCAGGCGAAGCACGGGGATGCCCGGGTTACGCCGCTGGGAGCGATCTTGAGGCGGACATCTCTGGATGAATTGCCCCAGTTCCTGAACGTACTGCAGGGCACCATGAGTCTGGTGGGGCCGCGGCCCCATGCGGTGGCGCACAACGAGCTGTACCGGGGGCTGATCAAGGGTTACATGGTCCGCCACAAGGTGAAACCCGGCATCACCGGCTGGGCGCAGGTCAATGGTTTGCGCGGCGAGACGGAAACGGTCGAGAAGATGGCTGCGCGCATCAGCTACGATCTGGAGTATCTGCGGAATTGGTCGCTTTGGCTGGACCTGTGGATACTGCTGAAGACCGTGGGCGTGGTTCTGAAGCAAAAGAATGCCTATTGA